From a region of the Pseudanabaena sp. ABRG5-3 genome:
- a CDS encoding heavy metal translocating P-type ATPase, with the protein METTTLKLRGMSCASCASSIERVVSNVSGVEQCNVNFGAEQATVTYNPKAVDVNKIQQAIADAGYSSQLLKEENPLVTDDEEQATRRKEEQALHRKVIIGGAISLFLVIGGLPMMTGLSLPFIPAWMHNSWLQMVLTIPVQFWCGASFYINAGKAFKRHAATMDTLVATGTGAAYGYSIFATVNPDFFTSQGLTADVYFEASSVIITLILLGKLFENRAKGSTSEAIRKLMGLQAKTARVIRHGREMDIAIAEVQLDDVILVRPGGKIPVDGEIIEGSSTIDEAMVTGESVAVKKQVGDEVIGATINKTGSFKFRATRIGKDTFLAQIVKLVQQAQGSKAPIQRLADRVTGFFVPIVIAIAIATFIVWYNFMSNVTLALITTVGVLIIACPCALGLATPTSIMVGTGKGAENGILIKGADSLEQAHNLQTIVLDKTGTITEGKPSVTHFVTTAGMPDHKVLELLSMAATVERYSEHPLAEAIVRYAKALKVELTDAQDFEAIAGSGVRGYVDGHLVQIGTYRWMQDLGIATASLEQAWDTLERKGNTAIWIAINGKVQGVMGIADAVKPSSVKVIRTLQRMGLEVVMLTGDNRRTAEVIAHEVGIDRVFAEVRPDQKSAQIQRLQNEGSIVAMVGDGINDAPALAQADVGIAIGTGTDVAIAASDITLISGDLQGIVTAIQLSRATIQNIRQNLFFAFIYNIIGIPIAAGILFPFFGWLLSPVIAGGAMAFSSVSVVTNALRLKKFKPRF; encoded by the coding sequence ATGGAAACGACTACACTGAAATTACGAGGGATGAGTTGTGCCTCCTGTGCCAGTAGCATTGAAAGAGTCGTTAGCAATGTCTCAGGTGTTGAGCAATGTAATGTCAACTTTGGCGCAGAGCAAGCCACTGTCACCTATAACCCTAAAGCCGTTGACGTTAACAAAATTCAACAGGCGATCGCCGATGCAGGTTATTCCTCGCAATTACTGAAAGAAGAAAATCCCTTAGTTACTGATGACGAAGAACAGGCAACCAGACGCAAAGAAGAGCAGGCTCTCCATCGTAAGGTGATCATTGGTGGTGCGATTAGTCTATTTCTGGTAATTGGTGGATTACCGATGATGACAGGTTTGAGCTTGCCCTTCATTCCTGCATGGATGCACAATTCTTGGTTGCAAATGGTCTTGACGATTCCTGTGCAATTTTGGTGTGGTGCGAGTTTCTATATCAATGCTGGCAAAGCTTTCAAACGTCACGCTGCCACGATGGATACGCTCGTTGCTACTGGTACGGGAGCCGCCTACGGCTATTCCATCTTTGCCACAGTTAATCCAGACTTTTTTACTTCGCAGGGTTTAACTGCCGATGTCTATTTTGAGGCATCTTCGGTAATTATTACTTTGATTTTGCTCGGCAAACTCTTTGAGAATCGCGCCAAGGGAAGCACCTCAGAGGCAATCCGCAAATTAATGGGCTTGCAGGCGAAAACAGCGCGAGTGATTCGGCATGGTCGAGAAATGGATATTGCGATCGCCGAAGTACAACTCGATGATGTGATCTTGGTGCGTCCGGGGGGAAAGATTCCCGTCGATGGAGAGATTATCGAAGGAAGTTCCACCATTGACGAGGCGATGGTCACGGGCGAGAGTGTTGCGGTCAAGAAGCAGGTCGGTGATGAGGTGATCGGCGCAACCATCAATAAAACTGGTAGTTTCAAGTTTCGCGCTACTCGCATTGGTAAGGATACTTTCTTAGCGCAAATTGTGAAATTGGTGCAGCAAGCCCAAGGTTCCAAAGCCCCGATTCAACGCCTTGCCGATCGCGTCACAGGTTTCTTTGTGCCAATCGTCATTGCGATCGCGATCGCCACTTTTATCGTCTGGTATAACTTCATGAGCAATGTCACCCTTGCGTTGATTACCACCGTCGGTGTGCTGATTATTGCCTGTCCCTGTGCCTTGGGCTTAGCCACACCCACATCGATCATGGTGGGAACTGGCAAAGGTGCCGAGAATGGAATTCTGATTAAGGGTGCGGATAGTTTGGAACAGGCGCATAATTTGCAAACGATTGTTCTTGATAAAACAGGCACAATTACCGAAGGCAAGCCCAGCGTCACCCATTTTGTAACCACCGCAGGAATGCCCGATCATAAAGTTTTAGAGTTATTAAGTATGGCTGCCACCGTAGAACGCTATTCTGAACATCCCTTAGCGGAAGCGATCGTGCGTTATGCTAAGGCGCTCAAAGTGGAATTAACTGATGCTCAAGATTTTGAAGCGATCGCAGGTAGTGGTGTACGTGGCTATGTTGACGGACATTTGGTACAGATTGGAACCTATCGCTGGATGCAGGACTTGGGAATTGCAACGGCATCCTTAGAACAGGCTTGGGATACCCTAGAGAGAAAAGGAAATACTGCGATCTGGATTGCCATTAATGGTAAAGTCCAAGGTGTGATGGGCATTGCCGATGCGGTCAAACCTTCCTCAGTGAAAGTGATTCGCACCTTACAACGCATGGGCTTAGAAGTAGTCATGCTCACAGGCGACAATCGCCGCACTGCGGAAGTAATTGCCCACGAAGTTGGCATCGATCGCGTGTTTGCGGAAGTACGTCCTGATCAAAAGTCTGCTCAAATTCAGCGTTTACAAAATGAAGGTAGTATCGTGGCAATGGTGGGCGATGGTATCAATGATGCGCCTGCGCTTGCTCAGGCAGATGTCGGCATTGCGATCGGTACGGGTACGGATGTAGCGATCGCGGCTAGTGACATCACCCTCATTTCGGGCGATTTGCAAGGCATTGTCACCGCCATCCAACTATCCCGCGCTACGATCCAAAATATCCGCCAAAACCTCTTCTTTGCCTTTATCTACAACATCATAGGTATTCCCATCGCCGCAGGGATTCTCTTCCCCTTCTTCGGTTGGTTGCTTAGTCCTGTGATTGCAGGCGGCGCAATGGCATTTAGTTCTGTTTCAGTGGTAACGAATGCTTTGCGATTGAAGAAGTTTAAACCTAGATTTTAG
- a CDS encoding DUF305 domain-containing protein produces MKSTEPRDSNLENLPVSDRKSHRLWILGCAGMVAAIAITSAMTSLVQAQTQNPLKKPLDAGACPNATNAAIRTNQGMPNPMMMSGEFADRHFIEMMIPHHDGAVKMADLALKRSKNADVLKLAAAIKRDQTLEIAQMRAWYKDWYKADVPDMPSRPMKSSNHMMGMNHGKMGMGNMMGMSMMATDLKTLETATDGDFDKEFLAEMIPHHKMALMMSNMIVDSDRPEMRKLAQNILRSQSQEIDQMQGWYSNIR; encoded by the coding sequence ATGAAATCAACAGAACCTAGAGACTCTAACCTAGAAAATCTACCAGTAAGCGATCGCAAATCCCATAGATTATGGATCTTAGGGTGCGCTGGTATGGTTGCTGCGATCGCCATTACAAGTGCAATGACAAGCCTCGTTCAAGCACAAACACAGAATCCTCTAAAGAAGCCTCTTGATGCTGGTGCTTGTCCTAATGCCACAAATGCTGCCATAAGGACAAATCAAGGGATGCCCAATCCCATGATGATGAGTGGCGAATTTGCCGATCGCCATTTTATTGAAATGATGATCCCGCACCATGATGGAGCCGTGAAGATGGCGGATCTGGCGCTGAAGCGATCGAAAAATGCTGATGTTCTAAAATTAGCGGCAGCAATTAAACGCGATCAAACCCTTGAAATTGCCCAAATGCGAGCTTGGTATAAGGACTGGTACAAAGCTGATGTCCCCGATATGCCTAGCCGTCCTATGAAATCCTCCAATCACATGATGGGTATGAATCACGGCAAAATGGGCATGGGCAACATGATGGGTATGAGTATGATGGCGACCGATCTCAAAACGCTCGAAACCGCTACTGATGGTGATTTTGATAAGGAGTTTTTAGCCGAGATGATTCCCCATCACAAGATGGCATTGATGATGAGCAATATGATCGTCGATAGCGATCGCCCTGAAATGCGTAAGCTTGCTCAAAATATTTTGCGATCGCAAAGCCAAGAAATTGATCAGATGCAAGGTTGGTACAGTAATATTCGCTAA
- a CDS encoding DUF305 domain-containing protein produces MKILNSLGFDQFHKSLRRSLLVAIAIGGLSTSCSNPSDTATNSANTEAPKAQTQPVSSTTPSPAKPANHSGMNHGEMSLGAADSDYDLRFIDAMIPHHEGAVVMAKAVLKNSQRPELKKLANEIIQAQEKEIAEMKQWRKAWYPNVSDTPMAWHKEMNHMMPMTAEQRATMRMDLDLGKAGQDFDLRFINAMIPHHEGAVVMAEDAIAKSKRADITKLAKGIIASQQTEIAQMKKWRKEWYKQ; encoded by the coding sequence ATGAAGATTCTCAATTCCTTAGGGTTTGATCAGTTTCACAAGTCGTTAAGGCGATCGCTGCTGGTTGCGATCGCAATTGGTGGACTTAGTACTTCCTGTAGTAACCCCAGTGATACTGCGACAAATTCCGCAAATACTGAAGCTCCAAAAGCTCAAACCCAGCCCGTCAGTTCAACTACTCCCTCTCCTGCTAAACCCGCAAATCATAGTGGGATGAATCATGGGGAAATGAGTTTAGGTGCAGCCGACTCTGACTATGATTTGCGCTTTATCGATGCGATGATTCCTCACCATGAGGGAGCCGTGGTGATGGCAAAGGCAGTCTTAAAAAATTCTCAACGTCCAGAACTCAAAAAACTTGCCAATGAGATTATTCAGGCGCAAGAGAAAGAGATTGCAGAAATGAAGCAATGGCGTAAAGCATGGTATCCCAATGTTAGTGATACACCAATGGCTTGGCATAAGGAAATGAATCACATGATGCCCATGACTGCCGAACAAAGAGCAACCATGCGGATGGATTTGGATTTAGGTAAAGCTGGTCAAGATTTTGACTTGAGGTTTATCAATGCGATGATTCCTCACCATGAGGGTGCGGTGGTGATGGCAGAGGATGCGATCGCTAAGTCGAAGCGAGCGGACATCACGAAACTAGCAAAGGGAATTATCGCTTCTCAACAAACTGAAATTGCTCAAATGAAGAAATGGCGGAAGGAATGGTACAAGCAATAA
- a CDS encoding ImmA/IrrE family metallo-endopeptidase: MPIATVKQINNQIDLQTLYVRLSQLGLNEEFVRSHGLPDWWCAEFEATDSAVVTAAAYISGRFNLDLRSLLNPDLSPTFRELPRTKFKAYGIAATCDDISACEISPERLTAHHLAFRIAELVAFAYQRDYCSIAGMTASSIRAMILEKYGCVSLEGLLDFCTVYGIPVAHFEDFPSSQITKTFHGIVTNCDRRPVIVVSLGDRDVSHLASDLAFVIAHELGHIALNHLDDNETISEADMITGNLIDAEESLANQFARELIGDDVGENISINQYLSQWLDWESLSNDNQEYLALALGLDIMEVIKD; the protein is encoded by the coding sequence ATGCCGATCGCTACAGTTAAACAAATCAATAACCAGATCGATCTCCAGACTCTGTATGTAAGGTTGAGTCAATTGGGGCTAAATGAGGAATTTGTGCGATCGCATGGATTGCCTGATTGGTGGTGTGCAGAATTTGAGGCGACGGATAGTGCTGTGGTGACGGCGGCGGCTTATATATCGGGTCGGTTTAATTTGGATTTGCGATCGCTACTTAATCCTGATCTATCACCAACTTTTCGAGAATTGCCGAGGACAAAGTTTAAGGCTTATGGAATAGCTGCGACTTGTGATGATATTTCTGCGTGTGAAATTTCACCTGAGCGACTGACTGCCCATCATCTAGCTTTTCGGATTGCGGAGTTAGTCGCTTTTGCCTATCAGCGAGATTATTGCTCGATCGCAGGGATGACGGCGAGTTCTATTCGCGCCATGATTTTAGAGAAATATGGCTGTGTGAGTTTAGAGGGGTTACTAGATTTTTGTACGGTGTATGGCATCCCTGTGGCGCATTTTGAGGATTTTCCGAGTTCCCAAATCACCAAAACTTTTCATGGCATCGTCACGAACTGCGATCGCCGTCCTGTAATTGTGGTGAGTCTAGGTGATCGCGATGTTAGTCATTTAGCCTCTGATTTGGCTTTTGTGATTGCCCATGAGTTAGGACATATTGCGCTCAATCATTTAGATGACAATGAGACGATTAGCGAGGCGGATATGATTACGGGTAATTTGATTGATGCTGAGGAGAGTTTAGCGAATCAGTTTGCGAGGGAGTTGATTGGCGATGATGTGGGGGAAAATATATCAATTAATCAGTATTTGAGTCAGTGGTTAGATTGGGAAAGTTTGAGTAATGACAATCAGGAATATTTGGCTCTGGCTTTAGGTTTGGATATTATGGAAGTTATTAAGGATTAG
- a CDS encoding PadR family transcriptional regulator — protein MARKKSDDPLDLTPTEEMVLYAVRDRERYGLEIIDAIAKASHGKRKIGFSSLYPTLKKLEEKGFVTSRWGDETPEELTGARRRYYVIAGEGSRALNEREVFLSGLTSVMAIGGI, from the coding sequence ATGGCACGCAAAAAGTCTGATGATCCCTTAGACCTTACGCCCACTGAGGAGATGGTGCTATATGCTGTGCGCGATCGCGAACGTTATGGTTTAGAAATTATCGATGCGATCGCGAAGGCGAGTCATGGTAAGCGCAAGATCGGTTTTAGTTCGCTATATCCGACGCTGAAGAAACTTGAGGAAAAGGGTTTTGTGACTTCTCGTTGGGGTGATGAGACTCCAGAGGAGCTAACTGGCGCAAGGCGGCGTTATTATGTCATTGCGGGTGAGGGTAGTCGCGCTCTTAATGAAAGAGAAGTGTTTTTAAGCGGGTTGACTTCTGTAATGGCGATCGGAGGGATATAA
- a CDS encoding 4-hydroxy-3-methylbut-2-enyl diphosphate reductase — protein sequence MDNTLDTQAMRRSLQKSPNYFRQGFGHGEAAESTMRSQYHSNLIQTIRDHNYVYTQGDVTIYLAKSFGFCWGVERAVAMAYETRTQFPTEKVWITNEIIHNPSVNARLKEMEVQFVPVNSDGTKDFSGIEQGDVVILPAFGASVQETQLFDRLGTKIVDTTCPWVSKVWNRVEKHKKSDFTSIVHGKYNHEETIATSSYANRYLVVLNMKEAEYVANYMLNGGDREEFIAKFSKAMSVGFDPDRDLERVGVANQTTMLKGETEAIGKLFERTMMQKYGVEHLNEHFLAFNTICDATQERQDAMFEIVEEPIDLMIVIGGYNSSNTTHLQEIAIERNLPSYHIDDVHRIISAEVIEHKPLGKAIEQATNWLPAGKIKIGVTSGASTPDRVVEDVINRIFDLKG from the coding sequence ATGGACAATACGCTCGATACACAAGCTATGCGGAGATCTTTGCAAAAGTCTCCCAACTATTTCCGTCAAGGCTTTGGACATGGCGAAGCAGCCGAATCCACCATGCGATCGCAATATCATAGCAACCTGATCCAAACTATTCGCGATCACAATTATGTGTATACCCAAGGCGATGTTACGATTTATTTAGCGAAATCCTTTGGCTTTTGCTGGGGTGTGGAAAGAGCAGTAGCCATGGCGTATGAAACCCGTACCCAGTTCCCTACAGAAAAAGTCTGGATTACCAATGAGATTATTCACAATCCTTCCGTTAATGCCAGATTAAAGGAAATGGAAGTTCAATTTGTCCCTGTAAATAGTGATGGCACTAAGGACTTTTCAGGCATTGAGCAGGGTGATGTGGTGATTTTGCCTGCCTTTGGCGCTAGTGTACAGGAAACCCAATTATTCGATCGCCTTGGCACAAAAATTGTTGATACCACCTGTCCTTGGGTATCGAAGGTTTGGAATCGTGTGGAAAAGCACAAGAAATCAGATTTCACCTCGATTGTGCATGGTAAATATAATCACGAAGAGACGATCGCTACGAGTTCCTACGCCAATCGCTATCTAGTTGTATTGAATATGAAGGAAGCCGAGTATGTGGCTAACTACATGCTCAATGGTGGCGATAGAGAAGAATTTATCGCGAAGTTCAGCAAAGCCATGTCCGTCGGGTTTGACCCAGATCGTGATTTAGAAAGAGTTGGTGTTGCTAATCAAACAACGATGCTCAAGGGAGAAACGGAAGCGATCGGCAAGTTGTTTGAACGGACGATGATGCAAAAGTATGGTGTTGAACATCTCAATGAGCATTTTCTCGCTTTCAATACCATTTGTGATGCCACTCAAGAGCGTCAGGATGCCATGTTCGAGATTGTCGAAGAACCGATTGATTTGATGATCGTGATTGGTGGCTACAACTCCTCTAATACCACCCATTTACAAGAAATTGCGATCGAGCGCAATCTTCCTTCTTATCACATTGATGATGTACATCGGATTATTTCGGCTGAGGTAATTGAACATAAGCCATTAGGTAAAGCGATCGAGCAAGCTACCAATTGGCTCCCCGCAGGCAAAATCAAGATTGGCGTAACTTCAGGCGCATCCACTCCCGATCGCGTCGTCGAAGATGTGATCAATCGGATTTTTGACCTCAAGGGTTAA